A single Methanolobus sp. ZRKC5 DNA region contains:
- a CDS encoding DUF190 domain-containing protein, producing MKTLLLRIYLSENDKYKGKTAHHAVIEFLKENGIAGATVHHCIEGYGMHHKIHTASVLRLGTDLPVIVQAVDLEEKIRDLIPKLKELLPTELMIVQDVEVVSGEGFKDNI from the coding sequence ATGAAAACATTGCTTTTGCGGATATATCTTAGTGAAAATGACAAATATAAAGGAAAAACTGCGCACCATGCTGTCATAGAGTTCCTCAAAGAGAATGGAATCGCAGGTGCTACGGTCCATCACTGTATAGAGGGATATGGTATGCATCATAAGATACACACTGCAAGTGTTTTAAGGCTTGGGACCGATCTCCCGGTAATAGTACAGGCTGTGGACCTGGAAGAAAAAATAAGGGACCTTATTCCGAAACTCAAGGAACTACTGCCTACGGAACTTATGATCGTTCAGGACGTGGAAGTCGTTTCGGGAGAAGGTTTTAAAGACAATATTTAG
- a CDS encoding VWA domain-containing protein, giving the protein MSESELVQRLRRNLPRNYGIKVMHIGAPVLGLRIPRNSVSELSKEDTETLYDNLYSNMEQIRPAEIEDVYIVSDSDHMAMTPEVFFKPLIGTSDTAVVAAFKNQQDNAPQNYAVVLPAEMADPDSSLVADVLPADTFVQSAKKESYEDERNKSVFDDLLKPEANETDEPTKEFTFEGPHQAVFEESIFESYSPVCLHEPEVFVELTPKEYVPILSHDELEAEFGSGSTSSCEKSSSEKLLEDLKDDKTVGKILNDFARGSQKKRLATGRLKSGRRAEVLTKSKRGRYVRYRMPGEKITDIAIAPTVRAAAQHAKDGKIEIKKSDIREKVRRRRISSLINIVFDTSGSMDEHEKIQITTSVVLALLKDAYQRRDRVSLVTYSGRSGELVLPFTSSVEAAKRYLEKVPFGGTTPMASGLLRGLDTLIREVKKEPSAVPIMILVTDGTANSPLHLGGNIRREIMQICKQISDHHVNILVVDISNTGSGLSREVAMQSNGSYYHPKSLSKEALYSAIRQERDEKTAFVAV; this is encoded by the coding sequence ATGAGCGAGAGTGAACTTGTTCAGCGCCTGCGCAGGAATCTTCCTCGCAATTACGGCATAAAAGTGATGCACATAGGTGCACCTGTACTCGGCCTGCGTATCCCCAGAAACTCCGTTTCTGAATTATCAAAGGAAGACACTGAGACTCTGTATGATAACCTGTATTCAAATATGGAGCAAATAAGGCCTGCTGAGATAGAGGATGTTTACATTGTGAGTGATTCGGATCACATGGCAATGACTCCGGAGGTATTCTTTAAGCCCCTTATAGGTACATCAGATACTGCAGTAGTAGCAGCATTCAAAAATCAACAGGATAATGCACCGCAAAATTATGCAGTTGTACTACCTGCTGAGATGGCTGACCCGGACAGTTCATTGGTTGCTGATGTGTTACCTGCGGATACTTTTGTTCAGTCTGCGAAAAAGGAATCTTATGAAGATGAACGCAATAAATCAGTTTTTGATGATCTGCTAAAACCCGAGGCAAATGAAACTGATGAACCAACGAAGGAATTTACTTTTGAGGGACCCCATCAAGCAGTATTTGAAGAAAGTATCTTTGAGTCATATTCCCCCGTTTGCCTGCATGAACCTGAAGTGTTTGTAGAGCTGACCCCAAAGGAATACGTCCCTATCCTCAGTCATGATGAACTGGAAGCAGAATTTGGAAGTGGATCAACGTCAAGTTGTGAAAAATCAAGCTCAGAAAAATTGCTTGAAGACCTGAAAGATGACAAGACAGTTGGTAAGATCCTAAATGATTTTGCCCGTGGTTCTCAGAAGAAAAGACTTGCTACAGGAAGATTAAAATCGGGAAGGCGGGCAGAGGTGCTGACCAAAAGCAAACGTGGGCGCTATGTGAGATACAGGATGCCTGGTGAGAAGATCACCGACATTGCCATTGCCCCAACGGTACGCGCAGCAGCACAGCATGCAAAGGACGGGAAGATAGAGATTAAAAAAAGCGATATTCGGGAAAAGGTTAGAAGGAGGCGTATTTCCAGTCTTATAAATATCGTTTTTGACACATCCGGTTCAATGGATGAGCATGAAAAGATCCAAATTACTACAAGTGTGGTACTCGCCCTGCTGAAGGATGCATACCAACGCAGGGACAGGGTTTCACTTGTCACATACAGCGGACGTTCCGGTGAACTGGTGCTTCCCTTCACTTCATCAGTGGAGGCTGCAAAGCGTTATCTTGAGAAAGTACCTTTCGGAGGTACTACCCCGATGGCTTCAGGACTGTTGAGGGGACTGGACACCCTCATCAGGGAAGTGAAAAAAGAACCATCTGCGGTGCCTATTATGATATTGGTCACTGACGGAACTGCAAACTCCCCCCTTCATCTTGGAGGGAATATAAGAAGAGAGATCATGCAGATCTGCAAACAAATATCCGACCATCACGTCAACATTCTCGTGGTGGACATAAGCAATACCGGTTCCGGCCTTTCCAGAGAAGTTGCCATGCAAAGCAACGGAAGCTATTATCATCCAAAGTCACTGAGCAAAGAAGCCCTGTATTCTGCCATAAGGCAGGAAAGAGATGAAAAAACAGCTTTTGTGGCAGTATAA
- a CDS encoding cytochrome c biogenesis protein CcdA, translating into MIKKPVLRPPVTKRPIGRTVLILVILLVFTAGISQAADTSVEYFYESGCLKCEQASPVIEKVISQNPNINFSEYEITAFFSLAKQYGVSTVPAVVINKSIVINYEEYKGDITLLETLLLEGIETAPPISDITSPDLSNYSAGWNTDTQTPLVIFVAGLLAGFNPCLIAVMAFLASAIVSSGGSRKDMLVLVTGFCSGIFVTYMVVGFGIMNTISYFPWIREFITTLMVLLVTFLGLWHLYDAYYIKKYSKSSFKTPRSFVELMSKAEGRNILLISFVGGGLFSLVKAPCVGAVYLMILEMLISGDDIMEGTLYMALYNLGVILPILILGALLAFGLDPKKVNEIREKKRVEIRLITGVILILLALMLNYNII; encoded by the coding sequence ATGATAAAAAAACCTGTTCTTCGACCTCCTGTCACTAAAAGACCAATTGGCAGAACTGTCTTAATTTTAGTGATATTGTTAGTGTTTACGGCAGGAATATCCCAGGCAGCGGATACATCAGTAGAATACTTTTATGAGAGCGGATGTCTTAAGTGTGAACAGGCTTCACCTGTAATTGAAAAAGTAATTTCCCAAAATCCCAACATAAATTTCTCTGAATATGAGATAACAGCTTTTTTCAGCCTGGCAAAGCAATACGGAGTAAGTACAGTTCCTGCTGTTGTCATTAACAAAAGCATTGTCATAAATTATGAAGAATATAAAGGTGACATTACTCTACTTGAAACACTGCTTTTAGAAGGCATTGAAACAGCGCCACCAATTTCAGACATTACAAGCCCGGACCTTTCAAACTATTCAGCAGGCTGGAACACAGATACACAAACGCCTCTTGTCATATTCGTCGCAGGCCTGCTTGCAGGATTCAATCCATGTCTTATTGCAGTAATGGCTTTCCTGGCATCGGCCATAGTCTCATCAGGCGGTTCACGCAAAGACATGCTTGTTCTTGTCACAGGTTTCTGTTCCGGCATATTTGTGACCTATATGGTTGTTGGTTTTGGAATCATGAACACCATCAGTTATTTCCCATGGATAAGGGAATTCATCACAACTTTGATGGTCCTGCTGGTAACTTTCCTTGGATTGTGGCATCTTTACGATGCATACTACATAAAAAAGTACTCTAAATCATCATTTAAAACACCTCGCTCGTTCGTGGAACTCATGAGTAAGGCAGAAGGCAGGAATATTTTGTTAATATCGTTTGTAGGAGGAGGACTCTTTTCACTGGTAAAAGCTCCCTGCGTAGGTGCGGTCTACCTGATGATCCTTGAGATGCTTATATCAGGTGACGACATCATGGAAGGCACACTGTATATGGCACTCTATAATCTGGGCGTCATTTTACCAATATTGATTCTTGGAGCTCTTCTTGCATTTGGCCTTGATCCAAAAAAGGTCAATGAGATCAGGGAAAAAAAGCGCGTAGAGATACGCCTCATAACAGGTGTGATCCTTATACTGCTGGCACTAATGCTTAATTATAATATAATCTAA
- the cofD gene encoding 2-phospho-L-lactate transferase, which translates to MIIFSGGTGTPKLLNGLREVIPEEEITVVVNTAEDIWLSGNLITPDIDTVLYLLSGRLDTTRWWGVKDDTYRTHEVMKTLGHNEFMMLGDLDRATHIMRSDLIRSGMTLTEAITQLCRSFGVKAKVLPMSNDPVSSMISTPEGKMHFQDFWVGKHGEPDVLEICQEGIENASISPAVLEALENEDEVLIGPSNPITSIGPIIELPGMRDILKNKKVIAVSPIIGTEPVSGPATKLMAARGIEVSSTGVASYYSDFLEHMVLDKRDTADEKRFTDLACDVSRTDTLMKSVSVSSNLSRHILEQFRIM; encoded by the coding sequence ATGATAATTTTCTCAGGCGGCACCGGTACTCCCAAACTATTGAACGGCCTTCGCGAAGTAATCCCTGAAGAAGAGATCACGGTCGTGGTCAATACGGCAGAGGACATATGGCTGTCAGGAAACCTGATAACTCCTGATATTGACACTGTGCTCTACCTGTTATCGGGCAGACTGGACACCACCCGTTGGTGGGGAGTTAAAGATGACACCTACAGAACCCATGAAGTCATGAAAACACTGGGACACAATGAGTTTATGATGCTTGGTGATCTTGACCGTGCTACCCATATAATGCGCTCGGACCTCATTCGTAGTGGAATGACACTTACAGAAGCCATAACTCAGCTTTGCCGATCCTTTGGAGTGAAAGCAAAGGTGTTACCCATGTCCAATGATCCGGTATCTTCCATGATAAGCACACCAGAAGGAAAAATGCATTTCCAGGATTTCTGGGTTGGAAAGCACGGAGAACCTGATGTTCTTGAAATATGCCAGGAAGGCATCGAAAATGCTTCCATATCCCCAGCTGTTTTGGAGGCACTTGAGAATGAAGACGAGGTCCTCATTGGCCCTAGCAACCCAATAACAAGCATCGGCCCTATAATCGAACTTCCAGGCATGCGGGATATTCTCAAAAATAAAAAGGTCATTGCAGTAAGTCCCATAATTGGAACAGAACCTGTGAGTGGACCTGCAACTAAGCTAATGGCTGCAAGAGGAATTGAAGTATCATCCACTGGCGTTGCTTCATATTATTCTGATTTCCTTGAGCACATGGTGCTCGATAAACGTGATACAGCTGATGAGAAAAGGTTTACTGATCTCGCCTGTGATGTGTCCAGAACTGATACTTTGATGAAGTCCGTGAGCGTAAGTAGTAATCTGTCCAGACATATACTCGAACAGTTCAGAATAATGTAG
- a CDS encoding ubiquitin-like small modifier protein 1 gives MANVKVKLFANLREIAQTSSLTFTGDTVKDVLFTLTEQYPPLNELIFETGEDVKLCGYINVFLNGNNIKHMEGLATILNDDDELGVFPPVSGG, from the coding sequence ATGGCAAACGTTAAGGTGAAACTTTTTGCAAACTTAAGAGAGATTGCACAAACATCCTCATTAACATTTACAGGGGATACTGTAAAGGACGTTCTGTTTACCCTTACAGAGCAATATCCTCCTTTGAATGAACTCATATTTGAAACAGGTGAAGACGTGAAACTTTGCGGTTACATCAATGTGTTCCTTAATGGAAACAACATCAAACACATGGAAGGACTGGCTACTATCCTCAATGACGATGACGAGCTGGGGGTTTTCCCTCCCGTATCAGGCGGATGA
- a CDS encoding HD domain-containing protein, with the protein MKVIRDPIHGYIELDTLTLSLIDSPQVQRLRRISQLGLSNLVYPGANHTRFEHSLGVMHLASMLIGKIDSVADDEKEELKVAALLHDVGHGPFSHVTEGLTKHYTRQRHEDVREMLKKGEIGDILSENGLNPATIEDHIQGKTDLGKILNSEIDVDRMDYLVRDSYYTGVAFGLVDHVRLINEMTFYENKLVVSAGGVKAAESLLVSRFLMHPSVYYHHVSRIGETMFTRAVDDLIQKDSLNAFDLRKMDDSRLFEMIRNDDGYAGELAAKLDNRKLHKRALYVGFDEVGEGVLKHRKHIERIEIEIAEDVGIEPKNVLIDIPKSPEIAEMKALVKVNNRMLHLDEASNIVATLEQAHHDNWKMGVYTPKEYRDEVTKAAKVFFDVKRTTKQFRLNEMEV; encoded by the coding sequence ATGAAAGTCATCCGTGACCCGATTCATGGTTATATTGAGCTTGACACGCTCACGTTATCACTTATAGATTCCCCTCAGGTCCAACGTCTTAGAAGGATAAGCCAGCTTGGGCTGTCAAACCTTGTGTATCCTGGAGCGAATCATACTCGTTTTGAACATTCCCTTGGCGTGATGCATCTTGCAAGCATGCTAATTGGGAAAATAGATTCTGTAGCCGATGATGAAAAAGAGGAATTAAAGGTTGCAGCCCTTCTTCATGATGTCGGACATGGTCCATTTTCGCATGTTACTGAAGGTCTTACCAAACACTATACAAGACAACGGCATGAGGATGTCAGGGAAATGCTGAAAAAGGGTGAGATAGGGGATATATTAAGTGAAAATGGTTTAAACCCCGCAACAATCGAGGACCACATTCAGGGAAAGACAGACCTTGGAAAGATACTCAACAGTGAGATAGATGTAGACCGAATGGATTACCTTGTTAGGGATTCTTACTATACTGGAGTGGCGTTTGGTCTTGTGGACCACGTCAGGCTCATAAATGAGATGACGTTCTATGAGAACAAACTTGTTGTAAGTGCAGGTGGTGTCAAGGCAGCCGAGTCCCTTCTTGTTTCCAGGTTCCTGATGCATCCTTCTGTTTATTATCACCATGTTTCCCGAATAGGGGAGACCATGTTCACAAGAGCAGTGGATGATCTCATTCAAAAGGATTCATTAAATGCTTTTGATCTGCGAAAAATGGATGATTCCAGACTGTTTGAAATGATACGTAATGACGATGGCTATGCCGGGGAACTGGCAGCTAAACTGGATAACAGGAAGCTCCACAAGAGGGCCTTATATGTAGGGTTTGATGAGGTTGGTGAAGGGGTGCTCAAACATCGAAAGCACATCGAAAGAATAGAAATAGAGATCGCAGAAGATGTTGGTATTGAGCCTAAAAATGTTCTTATAGATATTCCTAAGAGTCCTGAGATAGCTGAAATGAAAGCGCTTGTGAAGGTAAATAACAGGATGTTGCACCTGGATGAAGCTTCAAATATTGTGGCAACACTTGAACAGGCCCACCACGATAACTGGAAAATGGGAGTCTACACTCCAAAAGAATACAGAGATGAAGTGACTAAGGCTGCGAAAGTCTTCTTTGATGTAAAGAGGACAACAAAACAGTTCCGTCTGAATGAGATGGAGGTGTAA
- a CDS encoding ATP-binding protein — protein sequence MSSNITGTIKEVPKTVEGPSQYLDDIARKATKTERVLYPISAIVGQEKMLRALILNTINPSIGGVLIRGQKGTAKSTAVRGLAEVLPEIEVVEGCKFNCDPKDPEKFCWECVEKKRKATLHANKRQMKVVDLPVGATEDRVVGSLDIEKAVRQGVQAFDPGILAQANRGILYVDEINLLDDFVVDALLDAAAMNVNTVEREGVSVSHPANFIIVGSMNPEEGELRPQLLDRIALQVEVTGIYDVEQRIEIVERRNRFNDDQKQFIREFEAEQEKLRSKIVKAMQMLPRVTATRENLRTIAEICIAFNVDGHRADIMIERAARTNAAYESRERITNDDIIEASEMVLPHRMRKKPFEEEEFSVDQLRAVVDGKV from the coding sequence ATGAGTTCAAACATTACCGGAACAATAAAAGAAGTTCCAAAAACCGTGGAAGGCCCTTCACAATATCTGGATGATATTGCCCGCAAGGCCACAAAGACAGAAAGGGTGCTCTATCCAATATCAGCCATCGTCGGGCAGGAAAAAATGCTCAGGGCACTTATATTGAATACAATAAATCCTTCAATTGGAGGAGTGCTTATACGCGGACAGAAGGGTACAGCTAAATCTACTGCTGTAAGAGGTCTGGCAGAGGTACTTCCAGAGATAGAAGTTGTAGAGGGATGTAAATTCAACTGTGACCCGAAAGACCCCGAGAAATTCTGCTGGGAGTGCGTTGAAAAGAAAAGAAAAGCCACACTTCATGCCAATAAACGGCAGATGAAAGTCGTCGATCTCCCGGTAGGTGCTACTGAAGACAGAGTCGTAGGCAGTCTGGACATTGAAAAAGCGGTTCGTCAGGGTGTGCAGGCATTTGACCCAGGCATTCTTGCCCAGGCAAACCGTGGCATCCTCTATGTTGATGAGATCAACCTGCTGGATGACTTTGTCGTTGATGCACTTCTTGATGCTGCAGCAATGAATGTGAATACCGTTGAGCGTGAAGGAGTAAGTGTCAGCCATCCTGCAAATTTCATTATTGTAGGTAGTATGAACCCGGAGGAAGGAGAACTTCGTCCGCAACTGCTTGACAGGATAGCATTGCAGGTAGAGGTCACCGGCATCTATGATGTTGAGCAACGTATCGAGATCGTAGAAAGGCGAAACCGATTCAATGACGATCAAAAACAGTTCATTCGCGAATTTGAAGCTGAACAAGAGAAACTGCGTTCAAAGATTGTAAAGGCCATGCAGATGCTTCCAAGGGTAACTGCTACAAGAGAGAATCTGCGTACAATTGCAGAGATCTGCATAGCTTTTAATGTGGATGGACACCGTGCAGACATTATGATAGAGCGTGCCGCCCGCACAAATGCAGCCTATGAGAGTAGGGAACGTATAACCAATGATGACATTATCGAAGCCTCAGAAATGGTTCTGCCGCACAGGATGCGCAAAAAGCCATTTGAGGAAGAGGAGTTCAGCGTTGACCAGCTAAGGGCAGTTGTAGACGGGAAGGTATAA
- the crcB gene encoding fluoride efflux transporter CrcB, translated as MVSEILLVGTGGFIGAMLRYLVSGAIPRINDIPSGTLAVNAIGSFVLAAMTFSSVEASLRFFVSIGMLGSFTTFSTFAYESFKLLEEGENKYFLMNVLLNVSVCLCAAFLAYGITIP; from the coding sequence GTGGTCTCTGAAATCCTGCTTGTAGGTACAGGTGGGTTCATCGGTGCAATGTTGCGATATCTTGTATCTGGTGCAATTCCCCGAATTAATGATATTCCTTCTGGAACCCTTGCTGTAAACGCAATTGGCAGTTTTGTGCTGGCAGCAATGACATTCTCATCTGTTGAAGCTTCCCTCAGGTTCTTTGTTAGCATCGGAATGCTTGGTTCTTTCACTACCTTTTCGACCTTTGCATACGAAAGTTTCAAGTTGCTTGAAGAGGGGGAAAACAAGTATTTTTTAATGAATGTGCTTCTCAATGTAAGTGTATGTCTCTGTGCAGCATTTCTAGCATATGGGATAACTATTCCATAG
- a CDS encoding YhbY family RNA-binding protein: MEKDKIYQLRTEATKIKPILNIGKNGITDSVMEEIKKQLKANRLIKIKMLKTSAEGEDIKASAEKLAEATKTTLIDVRGSTVVLYR, translated from the coding sequence ATGGAAAAAGATAAAATATATCAACTAAGAACCGAGGCTACAAAGATCAAACCAATCCTCAATATCGGGAAGAACGGAATTACCGATTCTGTTATGGAAGAGATAAAAAAACAGCTGAAAGCAAATCGTCTTATCAAGATAAAGATGCTAAAGACCAGTGCTGAAGGAGAGGACATCAAAGCATCTGCAGAAAAACTTGCAGAGGCAACCAAGACTACCCTTATAGATGTTAGGGGAAGTACAGTGGTGCTCTATAGATAA
- a CDS encoding UbiX family flavin prenyltransferase — protein sequence MEIVIGISGASGSAYGIRLLEVLSKTDIMAHLVITRAAKQIIEIETDYELSYVEGLADALYDESDFTAPIASGSHKFDGMIVAPCSMKTLGEISGGMSDNLLGRVADVCLKERRKLVLMPRETPLSQIHLENMLRLERAGGIILPASPGFYSRPQTIDDLVNSMAGRALDLMGIDNEVYKRWK from the coding sequence ATGGAAATAGTAATAGGTATCAGCGGGGCATCTGGTTCTGCTTATGGGATTCGTTTGCTGGAGGTTCTTTCTAAAACAGACATTATGGCTCATCTAGTCATAACAAGGGCTGCAAAGCAGATAATCGAGATAGAAACAGACTATGAGCTAAGTTACGTCGAAGGGCTTGCAGATGCACTATATGATGAAAGTGATTTCACTGCTCCTATTGCAAGTGGTTCTCACAAGTTCGATGGAATGATAGTTGCACCATGCAGTATGAAAACCCTTGGTGAGATCTCAGGAGGGATGTCGGACAATCTGCTTGGAAGGGTTGCAGATGTGTGTTTGAAAGAGAGAAGGAAACTCGTTCTGATGCCACGGGAAACTCCCTTGAGCCAGATACACCTTGAAAATATGCTAAGGCTTGAAAGGGCTGGCGGAATAATTCTTCCTGCATCCCCTGGATTCTATTCAAGACCTCAAACAATTGATGATTTGGTGAATTCAATGGCAGGACGCGCCCTTGACCTGATGGGCATTGACAATGAAGTATACAAACGCTGGAAGTGA
- a CDS encoding molybdopterin molybdotransferase MoeA codes for MIFRERTDVGKAKEMFLGQITGTEKTEALPAISSIGRVLSTSILAPRNVPHYRRSAMDGFAVRSVDLMGASPTNPVILNVSDEIMEGTCVPVNTGDYVPDDSDAVLMMEDTISIGDMIEIRAQVHPGKNVGEIGEDVRKNELIFNKSHLLRPCDVAVLASLGIIDVKVYVKPVVAIIPTGNDLLPLPGDDVPAPGKTLDINSLMIGKYVEKWGGIARYCDIVPEDKQLIEDAIKTNLDTDMIVISGGTSVGEKDYVPVVVEKLGTKLVHGVGLSPGKPTALGIADNVPILCMPGYPAAGLVALFAFGKPALRKAGNIPDIPDTKVKATLSGKIMSREGYVSYARVILEGNIAHPLMTAGAGILSSIAKSDGFVIIPENVEGCEEGSKVEVVLIE; via the coding sequence ATGATATTCAGAGAACGTACCGATGTCGGTAAAGCAAAAGAGATGTTCCTTGGGCAGATAACAGGGACAGAAAAAACAGAGGCACTTCCTGCAATATCATCTATAGGCAGGGTGCTTTCAACAAGTATACTTGCACCACGTAACGTGCCACATTACCGCCGTTCCGCCATGGACGGCTTTGCAGTCAGATCAGTTGATCTTATGGGGGCATCACCTACAAATCCAGTAATTCTGAACGTATCAGACGAGATTATGGAAGGCACATGCGTTCCTGTGAATACTGGTGATTATGTTCCCGATGATTCTGATGCTGTGCTTATGATGGAAGATACAATCTCCATTGGAGACATGATCGAGATTCGGGCACAGGTACATCCCGGAAAGAACGTGGGTGAGATTGGGGAAGATGTCAGGAAGAACGAGCTCATATTCAACAAAAGCCATCTTCTAAGGCCATGCGATGTTGCTGTGCTTGCATCTCTTGGAATTATTGATGTGAAGGTGTATGTCAAACCTGTTGTTGCAATCATTCCTACAGGTAACGACCTGCTGCCTCTGCCCGGGGATGATGTTCCGGCACCCGGGAAGACACTGGACATCAATAGCCTCATGATTGGGAAATATGTTGAGAAATGGGGCGGAATTGCGCGATACTGTGACATTGTCCCTGAGGACAAACAACTCATAGAGGATGCAATCAAAACCAATCTCGACACCGATATGATAGTCATATCCGGCGGAACTTCAGTCGGGGAGAAGGATTATGTTCCGGTAGTAGTTGAAAAACTGGGAACGAAACTTGTTCATGGGGTTGGACTTAGCCCTGGAAAACCCACTGCATTGGGTATTGCAGACAATGTACCGATACTCTGTATGCCAGGATATCCTGCGGCAGGTCTTGTAGCACTCTTTGCATTTGGGAAACCTGCGCTGAGAAAGGCAGGAAATATCCCTGATATCCCTGATACAAAAGTAAAAGCAACTTTAAGCGGTAAAATAATGTCACGAGAAGGATACGTCAGTTATGCAAGGGTCATTCTCGAGGGTAATATTGCTCATCCGCTCATGACAGCAGGTGCCGGTATATTAAGTTCCATTGCAAAATCTGATGGATTCGTTATAATTCCGGAAAACGTGGAAGGATGCGAAGAAGGAAGCAAAGTGGAAGTTGTACTGATTGAATAA
- the crcB gene encoding fluoride efflux transporter CrcB: protein MNNNSSLSRVLELLTIGAGGFFGAISRFMIAGQLEPASGTLVVNVLGSILLGFLMYNSEYLGYVSPRIRLFFGIGFLGSLTTFSTFTVQTFQMSFIEAAFNVLANLLLTLGGVFTGRGIIVYIVKRREGSSGL from the coding sequence TTGAATAATAATTCTTCCCTAAGCCGGGTCCTTGAACTTCTGACAATAGGTGCAGGAGGATTTTTTGGGGCAATTTCACGATTTATGATTGCAGGTCAGTTAGAGCCTGCATCAGGTACTCTTGTTGTCAATGTTCTGGGGAGCATATTGCTTGGTTTTCTGATGTACAACTCCGAATATCTTGGTTATGTGTCCCCAAGAATCAGACTCTTCTTCGGTATTGGTTTTTTAGGTTCATTGACTACATTTTCCACATTTACAGTTCAGACATTCCAGATGTCCTTTATTGAAGCGGCATTCAATGTCCTTGCAAATCTACTCCTGACACTTGGTGGAGTGTTCACAGGAAGGGGTATCATTGTATATATTGTAAAAAGGAGGGAAGGGAGCAGTGGTCTCTGA
- a CDS encoding recombinase RecA has protein sequence MSGYSLGIKELDEILGNIREGTNLMMIGPPMSRKDELLDVIIFKSQDPDDSAIIVSTREPGERVLGWFEDNGMDIPNADMGIVDCVTKTLGLSAADTDKIKRTSSPVDLTGIGVKISQFFEEMLVKKQKKKIHLCINSLSTILMYSNIQTVFRFLHVFTGRVKAANGFGIYVVEDGMHDTQTIATLKQLFDGMIEIKAVGDSYAMRVVGMTSKPTPWFEYSIDGTEISLKRT, from the coding sequence ATGTCCGGCTACTCTTTAGGCATCAAGGAACTGGATGAAATACTTGGCAACATCCGGGAAGGAACCAATCTAATGATGATAGGTCCACCTATGAGCCGAAAAGACGAACTGTTGGATGTAATCATTTTTAAGAGCCAGGATCCAGATGATTCAGCCATAATAGTATCAACACGTGAACCAGGAGAACGTGTACTTGGCTGGTTTGAAGATAATGGAATGGATATTCCAAATGCTGACATGGGTATCGTTGATTGTGTAACCAAAACACTTGGTTTGAGTGCAGCAGACACCGATAAGATCAAGAGGACATCAAGTCCTGTAGACCTGACAGGAATTGGAGTCAAGATCAGCCAGTTCTTTGAAGAAATGCTTGTTAAAAAGCAGAAGAAGAAAATTCATTTATGCATCAATTCACTGTCTACCATCCTCATGTATTCTAACATACAGACTGTTTTCAGATTCCTCCATGTGTTTACCGGAAGGGTTAAGGCAGCCAATGGTTTTGGAATCTATGTTGTAGAAGACGGAATGCATGATACGCAGACCATAGCCACACTGAAGCAGCTTTTTGATGGTATGATCGAGATCAAGGCAGTAGGAGATTCTTACGCAATGAGAGTCGTAGGAATGACATCAAAACCGACCCCATGGTTCGAGTACAGTATTGATGGGACGGAGATATCCCTTAAGAGAACATAA